From Hydra vulgaris chromosome 15, alternate assembly HydraT2T_AEP, one genomic window encodes:
- the LOC136091874 gene encoding uncharacterized protein LOC136091874: protein MDKKNIDVRKKSNETGNTDETQISTNVVRDIFHEMFSKQQKDIFKLICEITERVRILEKTNKDIEESLTVTQDTQEKKNVDIERVHRVGKKEENKPRTIFVKVLHYKDKIKVLHSFNRLKGSRIYINEDFSFETTVIRKKLLEEMMVHRKNGKYSSVKYDKLIVKEFRKNKASA from the exons atggataaaaaaaatattgatgttcGAAAGAAATCTAACGAAACGGGGAATACAGATGAAACACAAATATCAACAAATGTTGTTCGCGATATTTTTCatgaaatgttttcaaaacagcaGAAAGATATCTTTAAGCTTATCTGtg aaattacCGAGAGAGTAAGAATCCTAGAAAAGACAAATAAAGATATCGAAGAAAGCCTAACAGTTACTCAAGACACCCAAGAAAAAAAG aacGTTGATATCGAGAGGGTTCACAGAGttggaaaaaaagaagaaaataaacctagaacaatttttgttaaagttctacattacaaagacaaaataaaagtactaCATTCATTTAATCGACTTAAAGGATCAAGAATATACATCAACGAAGACTTCTCTTTTGAAACTACGGTCATAAGGAAAAAACTCTTAGAAGAAATGATGGTACATAgaaaaaatggtaaatattCTTCTGTAAAATATGATAAACTTATAGTTAAAGAATTTAGGAAAAATAAAGCGAGTGCTTAA